In Kordia antarctica, the following proteins share a genomic window:
- a CDS encoding sensor histidine kinase — MQLQSGETTTLAAIAAVIATIVFILLIVVIIILFLVFIKRKNKLLSERQLAQREFENAIAETQIEIREQTLRNISWELHDNIGQLLTLAKIQLHQIADRNEDVAEVSDTISKSLTELRALSKLINPDALKNLMLPEALGLEVARFNRLNFIEATLTINGDEEIIDDKAEIILFRILQEFFSNTIKHAKASTLDVTLTYTPEKLTIAAKDNGQGFSASNDKLTKGIGLQNMRSRGKLIGAEIELESELEKGTNLTIIHYL; from the coding sequence ATGCAGTTACAAAGTGGAGAAACAACAACCTTAGCAGCGATAGCAGCTGTTATTGCAACAATAGTTTTTATTTTACTTATTGTTGTAATTATTATACTTTTCTTGGTATTCATCAAGCGAAAGAACAAACTCTTGTCCGAAAGGCAATTAGCGCAACGAGAATTTGAAAACGCGATTGCAGAGACACAAATAGAAATCCGAGAACAAACACTTAGAAATATAAGTTGGGAATTGCACGATAATATCGGACAACTTCTGACGTTGGCTAAAATACAACTACATCAAATAGCAGATAGAAATGAAGATGTCGCGGAAGTTAGTGATACCATTTCAAAGAGTTTGACAGAGTTACGAGCGCTTTCAAAACTCATCAATCCAGATGCTTTGAAAAATCTTATGTTACCAGAAGCTTTAGGTTTGGAAGTCGCACGTTTTAATCGGTTAAATTTTATTGAAGCCACGTTAACCATAAACGGCGACGAAGAAATTATTGATGATAAAGCTGAAATTATTCTATTTCGAATCTTGCAAGAATTCTTTTCAAACACCATTAAACATGCAAAAGCTTCCACGCTTGACGTAACGCTGACGTATACACCTGAAAAACTGACAATTGCCGCAAAAGACAATGGACAAGGTTTTTCAGCATCAAATGATAAACTTACCAAAGGAATCGGATTACAAAACATGAGAAGTAGAGGAAAACTAATTGGCGCAGAAATCGAATTGGAATCTGAATTGGAAAAAGGCACAAACCTAACGATTATTCATTATCTTTAG
- a CDS encoding response regulator transcription factor — protein sequence MKTYSVAIVEDHVLLSQAIGGLVDSFDRFKVSYLCKNGKELITRLQENSNPPDIVLMDINMPIMNGIETTTWITEHFPNIDVLGLSIEEDERTIIQMLRAGAKGYLMKDVEKSVLEMALNEVTINGFYHSKHVTNILIGSLSGKGNNGAKLKENEICFMKLVCTEMTYKQIADQMCLSPKTIDGYRDALFEKLSVKNRIGLVIYAIKNKIYLP from the coding sequence TTGAAAACATATTCCGTTGCAATCGTTGAAGATCATGTATTATTATCACAAGCCATTGGCGGCTTAGTCGATTCATTTGATCGCTTTAAGGTAAGTTATTTATGCAAAAATGGAAAAGAATTAATTACACGCTTGCAAGAAAATTCAAATCCGCCAGACATTGTTTTAATGGACATTAATATGCCAATTATGAATGGTATTGAAACTACGACTTGGATTACGGAACATTTTCCAAATATTGACGTTTTAGGACTTTCTATTGAAGAAGACGAACGTACCATAATTCAAATGTTACGCGCTGGTGCAAAAGGATATTTGATGAAAGATGTAGAAAAAAGTGTCTTAGAAATGGCACTGAATGAAGTTACTATCAATGGTTTTTATCATTCAAAACATGTCACGAATATTCTAATTGGTTCATTAAGCGGAAAAGGAAATAATGGCGCAAAACTGAAAGAAAATGAAATCTGTTTTATGAAGTTGGTGTGTACGGAAATGACATACAAGCAAATTGCAGATCAAATGTGTTTAAGTCCAAAAACGATTGATGGATATCGTGATGCATTATTCGAAAAATTGAGTGTAAAAAATCGAATTGGATTGGTAATTTATGCTATTAAAAATAAAATTTATTTGCCGTAG
- a CDS encoding RNA polymerase sigma factor yields the protein MFQTELIKKCKNNDRKAQLHLYRQYCEGMFIVANRFLKHTEDAEDAMQEAFINAFQKIDQFKAEVSFGAWLKKIVIHKSLDKLRAKQNYYLTIDEAHLEIVADEDSWETSDETTLEEVKNEIENLPEKYRIVVMLFLLEGYDHQEISEILNISTTASRTQLLRGKKKLQQALKKRNYGTGY from the coding sequence ATGTTTCAAACCGAGCTCATCAAGAAGTGTAAGAATAACGACAGGAAAGCGCAACTGCATTTGTACAGGCAGTATTGTGAAGGAATGTTTATTGTTGCCAATCGATTCTTGAAACATACAGAAGATGCCGAAGATGCAATGCAAGAAGCATTTATTAACGCATTTCAAAAAATTGATCAATTTAAGGCTGAAGTCAGTTTTGGTGCATGGTTAAAAAAGATTGTCATTCACAAGAGTTTAGACAAATTACGTGCTAAACAAAATTATTATCTAACTATTGATGAAGCGCACTTAGAAATTGTTGCCGATGAAGATAGTTGGGAAACAAGTGATGAAACCACGTTGGAAGAAGTAAAAAACGAGATTGAAAATTTGCCTGAGAAATATAGAATTGTAGTAATGCTTTTTTTACTTGAAGGCTACGATCATCAAGAGATTTCGGAAATATTAAATATTTCAACAACGGCATCACGAACACAGTTATTACGAGGAAAGAAGAAATTACAGCAAGCATTAAAAAAAAGGAACTATGGGACAGGATATTAA